ATGACTTCCTTTTTATTAAACAATGAGTGACTAAAAAAAGCAAAAATCCACGAAGAACGGCCTTCGTGGAAGGGAGAAATGCGAAAGCTACCTTTTAGAATAGATTGGCTGAACTTACTACTATTTTTTTATAAAAACTAAGCATGAATTCTCTTTATCTTTCATCGACCTTATCTCAAACAAGCTTTACATTCATTTGCACAATGCATACACATTTGTGCACACATTTGCGATTCTGGATCTGGATATTTCGCACACTCACAAGCACAAGCTTCACAAATTTGAGCACAAGCTCTTAAAATCACTTGACAACAAGGACTATTTCTAGCTACAAACTTAGCTGCAACCCCACAAATATCTCCGCAATCCATAAGTAATTGGATTTGACACGCACGACAAGCACTATCATTCATATACAGTAAGCAAGTAAGGGTATGCTCACACATCGCTTCACAATTTTGCAATGTTTGGAGTAATGGGTGTTGACATCCATACTGATATGGGCTCACTTCTTGGGGCATGTTAGGCATATTTGCTTCTGCTCCTGCTACATTCGCCATATTATTTGTTGCTGCTCCTGCTACATTCGACATATTATTTGTCGTTGCTCCTGCTACATTAGTAGCATTATTATAACCATAAGGCATTGTATTATTTCGTTGATGGTACATTTTACTTCCTCCTCATTATTGTTTCACAGAAGTAGAATATGTACCGGGCGATTGTCCTGTGCAAAAAGTTGACGATAGAAACCTTATTTGGGCTCTATCATTTCATCAGGGTTAACATAACGGTCAAACTCTTTCTCTGTTAAAATGTTTAACGTTATAGCAGACTCTTTTAAGGAGATTTTATGATCATATGCATGCTTTGCTATTTTTGCTGCTTTCTCGTATCCAATATAAGGATTTAATGCAGTAACAAGCATTAAAGAACGATGAAGATTCTCATCAATTTTATCCTTATTCAATTCCAGCCCTTGTAAACATTTTTCATCAAATGAGACGATTGCATCCGTTAATAGTCGAATGGATTGCAATAAATTATAAATAATGACAGGCTTAAAGACGTTTAGCTGGAAATTACCTTGACTTGCTGCAAAACCAATCGTCGCATCATTTCCCATTACTTGAGCAGCAACCATCGTTACAGCTTCACATTGGGTCGGATTCACTTTCCCTGGCATAATGGAGCTCCCGGGTTCATTGGCAGGAATTAATTGTTCCCCTATACCTGAACGAGGACCACTTGCTGACCACCTAACATCATTTGCAATTTTCATTAAATCTGCAGCTAGCCCTTTTAATGCCCCATGAACCGTAACAATATCATCATGACTCGTCAACGCATGAAATTTATTTTCAGACGAACGAAACTTTTGCCCTGTTCGCTTGGTTATTTCTTCAACAACAAGCTCTCCGAAGTTCGGTACTGTATTAATACCAGTTCCAACAGCTGTACCGCCTATAGCTAAATCTCTAATATAATCCACAGTAGTGTGAAGCATTTGTTCTGACTTCTCTAGCATATGAACCCAGCCACTAATTTCCTGACCAACGGAAAGAGGGGTTGCATCTTGTAGGTGTGTACGTCCAATTTTTATAACCATATCAAATTTAGATTGTTTCTCTTGTAACGTTTGCTTTATTTGTTTTATAGCAGGGACCAACTTATGGTGAATTTGTAATACAGCTGCAATATGCATAGCCGTGGGAAACGTGTCGTTTGAGCTCTGACCCATATTCACATCATCATTAGGGTGAATAAATTCTCCGTCCTCCTCCAACAATTCGGTTGCTCGATAAGAAATAACCT
This portion of the Bacillus carboniphilus genome encodes:
- the fumC gene encoding class II fumarate hydratase, translating into MDFRIEKDTMGEVNVQANKYWRAQTERSLNNFAIGIEKMPIEVIYAFAEVKRAASVIHKRLGKLEENKADAIIKVCDEITTGRLDEHFPLAVWQTGSGTQTNMNVNEVISYRATELLEEDGEFIHPNDDVNMGQSSNDTFPTAMHIAAVLQIHHKLVPAIKQIKQTLQEKQSKFDMVIKIGRTHLQDATPLSVGQEISGWVHMLEKSEQMLHTTVDYIRDLAIGGTAVGTGINTVPNFGELVVEEITKRTGQKFRSSENKFHALTSHDDIVTVHGALKGLAADLMKIANDVRWSASGPRSGIGEQLIPANEPGSSIMPGKVNPTQCEAVTMVAAQVMGNDATIGFAASQGNFQLNVFKPVIIYNLLQSIRLLTDAIVSFDEKCLQGLELNKDKIDENLHRSLMLVTALNPYIGYEKAAKIAKHAYDHKISLKESAITLNILTEKEFDRYVNPDEMIEPK
- a CDS encoding four-helix bundle copper-binding protein, encoding MYHQRNNTMPYGYNNATNVAGATTNNMSNVAGAATNNMANVAGAEANMPNMPQEVSPYQYGCQHPLLQTLQNCEAMCEHTLTCLLYMNDSACRACQIQLLMDCGDICGVAAKFVARNSPCCQVILRACAQICEACACECAKYPDPESQMCAQMCMHCANECKACLR